Proteins encoded in a region of the Tripterygium wilfordii isolate XIE 37 chromosome 21, ASM1340144v1, whole genome shotgun sequence genome:
- the LOC119990002 gene encoding nuclear intron maturase 1, mitochondrial — translation MPLRQYIKHLPYISYPKSLPSPRSLSSLCTPRRPQLQQTQDPYTLLKEDPIDICSSIWVKSFASPPAATFPNLTGFLSKLDLWVLAYQRCCAHFTSTFPSRSSVHSSTLVSLLTLRDAILKNRFKWNDRAHLLVRSPNDTALTRIISKRRLEAMLQSDEQLFQDRVVQEVLLMVLEPVFEARFSKKSHAFRPGRNPHTVIRNIRSNFAGYLWFLRGDLSEILDNVDAEVVMDCVEKVVKDKKVLSLINSGLTVPRKNRLGRDKEEEADGKKKKRKGSKKKKILNENEPKPDPYWLRSFFNFAPEEAAMVPNYGYCGILSPLLANVCLNELDQMMEGKIVEFFRPNKNDSIWKDSIDDGCHNPSWPEFVPSSGREKTRKMDYIRYGGHFLIGIRGPREDAVAVRREIIQFCESKYGIRLDNSKVEIEHISRGIQFLDHIICRRVIHPTLRYTSSGGSIVSEKGVGTLLSVTACLQQCIRQFRRLELVKGDKDPEPLPCNPMLYSSQAHTNSQMNKFLETMADWYRYADNRKKVVGFCAYVIRSSLAKLYAARYRLKSRAKVYSIASRNLSHPLRESSNNSAPEYSDLLRMGLVDAIEGVQFSHMSLIPSCDYTPLSRNWVPYHELVLREYIRLQDPKFFCTLNRSIKQQGPSTPQDEISEILWNCKTLGIRSYLSNFHKETNDPSAEMKVTL, via the coding sequence ATGCCATTGAGACAATACATCAAACACCTTCCCTACATTTCCTACCCCAAATCCCTTCCTTCCCCTCGCTCTCTCTCCTCCCTTTGTACTCCACGCAGACCACAACTACAACAAACCCAAGACCCGTACACCCTCCTCAAAGAAGACCCAATCGATATATGCTCGTCAATCTGGGTCAAGTCCTTCGCTTCTCCACCAGCAGCCACCTTCCCCAACCTCACCGGCTTCCTTTCGAAGCTTGACCTTTGGGTGCTCGCCTACCAGCGATGCTGCGCCCACTTCACCTCCACTTTCCCTTCCCGCAGCTCCGTACACTCCAGCACCCTCGTCTCCCTCCTCACCCTCCGTGATGCCATTCTGAAGAATCGTTTCAAGTGGAATGACCGTGCTCACCTGCTCGTCCGAAGCCCGAATGACACGGCTCTCACAAGGATTATCTCCAAGCGCAGGCTTGAGGCAATGCTCCAATCCGATGAGCAATTGTTTCAGGACCGTGTTGTTCAGGAGGTACTCTTGATGGTGCTAGAGCCTGTCTTTGAAGCACGGTTTTCAAAGAAATCACACGCATTCAGGCCTGGGAGGAATCCACATACGGTGATTAGGAATATAAGGAGTAATTTTGCGGGGTATCTATGGTTCCTAAGAGGTGATTTGAGCGAGATTCTTGACAATGTGGATGCCGAAGTAGTTATGGATTGTGTAGAAAAGGTTGTTAAAGATAAGAAAGTGTTAAGCTTGATAAATTCGGGGCTTACAGTGCCCCGTAAGAATCGATTGGGAAGGGATAAAGAAGAAGAGGCtgatggaaaaaagaagaaaaggaagggctctaagaagaagaagattttgaaTGAGAATGAACCGAAACCTGACCCTTATTGGTTGAGGAGCTTCTTTAATTTCGCTCCTGAGGAGGCTGCAATGGTACCCAACTATGGTTATTGTGGGATATTGAGTCCGTTATTAGCTAATGTGTGTCTTAATGAATTGGATCAAATGATGGAGGGGAAGATAGTTGAGTTCTTTAGGCCTAATAAGAACGATTCAATATGGAAAGATTCCATTGATGATGGATGTCATAACCCTTCTTGGCCTGAGTTTGTTCCATCAAGTGGGAGAGAGAAGACACGAAAAATGGATTACATTCGTTATGGTGGTCATTTCTTGATTGGTATTCGAGGGCCAAGGGAGGATGCAGTGGCAGTACGTAGGGAAATAATTCAGTTTTGTGAGAGTAAATATGGGATAAGGTTGGATAACTCCAAAGTAGAGATTGAACACATAAGTAGGGGGATTCAGTTCCTGGATCATATAATTTGCCGCAGGGTGATACATCCTACTCTTCGCTACACATCAAGTGGAGGTTCCATTGTGAGTGAAAAGGGTGTGGGAACTTTGCTTTCTGTCACCGCTTGCTTGCAGCAATGTATCCGCCAGTTCCGGCGGCTTGAGCTTGTTAAAGGTGACAAGGACCCTGAGCCTTTGCCTTGTAATCCAATGCTTTACTCAAGTCAAGCTCATACAAATTCCCAAATGAATAAGTTTCTTGAGACTATGGCTGATTGGTATAGATATGCTGATAATCGCAAGaaagttgttgggttttgtgCTTATGTGATTCGTAGCTCTCTGGCCAAACTGTATGCGGCAAGATATAGATTAAAATCTCGTGCTAAGGTTTATAGCATTGCTTCGCGTAATCTTAGCCATCCTCTGAGAGAGAGTAGCAACAACTCTGCTCCAGAGTATTCTGATCTCTTGAGGATGGGGCTGGTTGATGCAATTGAAGGAGTTCAATTCTCACATATGTCTTTGATTCCATCATGTGATTACACTCCCTTATCTCGGAACTGGGTTCCATATCATGAACTGGTGTTGCGGGAGTATATTAGATTGCAAGATCCAAAATTCTTTTGTACCTTAAATAGATCAATAAAACAGCAAGGTCCGAGTACTCCTCAAGATGAGATATCTGAGATTTTATGGAACTGTAAGACACTTGGCATTCGGAGCTACCTGTCGAACTTTCATAAGGAAACAAATGACCCTTCAGCAGAAATGAAGGTGACACTGTAA
- the LOC119990004 gene encoding derlin-2.2, translated as MAQAVEEWYKQMPIITRSYLTAAVVTTIGCSLDIISPYHLYLNPKLVVKQYEIWRLVTNFLYFRKMDLDFLFHMFFLARYCKLLEENSFRGRTADFFYMLLFGATVLTGIVLLGGMIPYLSESFAKIIFLSNSLTFMMVYVWSKQNPYIHMSFLGLFTFTAAYLPWVLLGFSVLVGASAWVDLLGMIAGHAYYFLEVVYPLMTGRRPLRTPSFIKALFADEDVVVARPANMRFAPPAVEEVHQD; from the exons ATGGCTCAAGCTGTGGAAGAATGGTACAAGCAGATGCCCATCATCACCCGTTCATATCTCACGGCTGCTGTCGTCACGACTATCGGTTGCTCTCTCGAT ATAATATCTCCTTATCATCTGTACTTGAACCCTAAACTGGTCGTCAAGCAGTACGAGATCTGGCGCCTCGTCACCAATTTTTTGTACTTCCGCAAGATGG ATTTGGACTTCTTGTTTCACATGTTTTTTCTTGCTCGATACTGCAAGCTTCTTGAAGAGAATTCCTTCAGGGGAAGAACTGCAGATTTCTTTTACATGCTTCTCTTTGGCGCAACTGTTTTAACTGGCATCGTGCTTCTGGGAGGGATGATACCTTACCTGTCGGAATCGTTTGCGAAAATTATATTCCTTAGTAACTCACTCACATTTATGATG GTTTATGTCTGGAGCAAACAAAATCCGTATATTCATATGAGTTTCTTGGGCCTCTTTACCTTCACAGCTGCGTACCTTCCTTGG GTGCTTCTTGGTTTTTCTGTTCTTGTTGGTGCCAGTGCGTGGGTGGACTTACTG GGAATGATAGCTGGTCATGCCTACTATTTTCTTGAAGTTGTTTACCCACTAATGACTGGTCGTCGTCCCCTACGAACTCCATCATTCATTAAAGCACTGTTTGCTGACGAGGATGTCGTAGTAGCGCGGCCTGCAAACATGAGATTTGCGCCCCCTGCAGTCGAGGAAGTTCACCAAGACTAG
- the LOC119989004 gene encoding 15.4 kDa class V heat shock protein produces the protein MDFQYQPFPLPYILTSPHLFSSPIIPENYVHYTQTPESHIYSADLPGVRKEEIKVEVEDSRYLIIRTEAIDESSQPAKSFLRKFRLPGRIDINGISAGYEDGVLTVTVPIISLRKGFYIDPADIPESLEVIARAA, from the exons ATGGATTTCCAGTATCAACCCTTTCCATTGCCATACATCCTCACCTCTCCTCACCTCTTCTCCTCCCCAATCATCCCAGAAAACTATGTTCACTATACCCAAACTCCAGAGTCTCACATTTACTCTGCTGACCTACCAG GTGTGAGAAAAGAGGAGATAAAGGTTGAGGTTGAGGACTCAAGGTACCTGATAATCCGAACGGAGGCCATAGATGAATCATCACAGCCTGCTAAGAGCTTCCTGAGAAAGTTTCGGCTTCCGGGTAGGATCGATATCAATGGAATATCAGCTGGGTATGAAGATGGAGTGTTGACAGTGACTGTACCAATAATATCTTTGAGGAAGGGGTTCTATATTGACCCTGCAGATATCCCAGAAAGCCTGGAAGTTATTGCTAGAGCTGCTTGA